One Novosphingobium sp. G106 DNA segment encodes these proteins:
- a CDS encoding response regulator codes for MTETTRILTVDDSASMRALLNHALSNNGFDVVQAEDGIEALEWLATNEADVVITDINMPRLDGFGLIERLRGGSRHRDRPILVLTTESSDEKKARARQAGATGWIVKPFDTEKLIAAVRRVSH; via the coding sequence ATGACCGAGACGACACGAATACTCACAGTGGATGACAGCGCGAGTATGCGCGCGCTGCTCAACCACGCATTGAGCAACAACGGCTTCGACGTGGTCCAGGCAGAGGACGGCATCGAGGCTTTAGAGTGGCTTGCCACCAACGAGGCCGATGTCGTCATCACCGACATCAACATGCCCCGACTGGACGGCTTCGGGCTCATCGAGCGCCTGCGCGGCGGCAGCCGTCACCGCGACCGACCGATCCTGGTGCTCACCACCGAAAGCTCGGACGAGAAGAAGGCCCGCGCGCGCCAGGCGGGTGCGACCGGCTGGATCGTCAAGCCGTTCGACACCGAAAAGCTGATCGCGGCCGTCCGCCGCGTCTCCCACTAA
- a CDS encoding chemotaxis protein CheW, with product MHRELITFEVADQMFGIDIMAIREIRAWSPTARLPRVPAYVAGVVNLRGTVLPVVDLAARLGWEATEATPRHAIIVTQYAGQARGLIVDSVSDIVTVPADALQPPPQMAQDGVVPFLEGLAAIDDHMVMVLNLQALNADSEDLMAQAA from the coding sequence ATGCACCGTGAACTGATCACCTTCGAAGTCGCGGACCAGATGTTCGGCATCGACATCATGGCTATCCGCGAGATCCGCGCCTGGTCGCCGACCGCGCGCCTGCCGCGCGTGCCGGCCTATGTCGCCGGCGTGGTCAACCTGCGCGGCACCGTGCTTCCCGTGGTCGATCTCGCCGCCCGCCTCGGCTGGGAAGCCACCGAAGCGACGCCGCGTCATGCAATCATCGTCACCCAGTACGCAGGTCAGGCGCGCGGGCTGATCGTCGATTCGGTCAGCGACATCGTCACCGTGCCGGCCGACGCGCTCCAGCCGCCCCCGCAGATGGCGCAGGACGGCGTCGTGCCTTTCCTCGAAGGCCTGGCCGCGATCGACGATCACATGGTCATGGTCCTCAACCTGCAGGCGCTCAACGCCGACTCCGAAGACCTGATGGCGCAAGCGGCATGA